From a single Sander vitreus isolate 19-12246 chromosome 4, sanVit1, whole genome shotgun sequence genomic region:
- the rpl29 gene encoding large ribosomal subunit protein eL29, producing MAKSKNHTTHNQSRKAHRNGIKKPRSDRYESLKGVDPKFLRNMRFAKKHNKKGMKAAAKAVAAKAAK from the exons ATGGCCAAGTCAAAGAATCACACAACCCACAACCAGT CTCGTAAAGCCCACCGGAATGGCATCAAGAAGCCCAGATCTGATCGTTATGAGTCACTGAAGGGG GTGGACCCTAAGTTCCTGAGGAACATGCGCTTTGCCAAGAAACACAACAAGAAGGGCATGAAGGCGGCGGCGAAGGCAGTGGCCGCAAAAGCAGCGAAATAA
- the vimr1 gene encoding vimentin, translating to MRAASYTQKSLQVSGSSGRVRVQSPSPSRCRGSSYDSRGRAGYRSTAVELGTEIHQQHANEKEEMQELNVKFAGYIEKVQALEQRNAALQAELAALQGRYKGGPTGIGEEYELKFKEVRELIETLTNEKGVADIERGYIEEEVEVWRLKLEEELALKEEAEMILREFRQDVDSATLQKAELEKRIEQLVAEIEFLKKLHDEEVADLMKQIEDAKITAELDGDRPDLAAYLRNMRAEIESVAARNVQEAEKWYKSKFDTLKEHAGKHEEQMKTMKDEITTFHNQVTELQNQIDGMRARNAALEQQLEDMEMSHMDKVGSLEGVIAQLEAQLCETKLEMTKYLQDYQELLHIKLKLDAEIATYRKLLEGEEHRLGIAKDV from the coding sequence ATGAGAGCTGCATCTTACACCCAGAAGAGTCTGCAGGTTAGCGGCTCCAGCGGCAGAGTAAGGGTTCAGAGCCCGTCACCTTCCCGGTGCCGTGGATCCTCCTATGACAGCCGTGGACGCGCTGGTTATCGCAGCACTGCTGTTGAGTTGGGCACAGAGATCCACCAGCAGCATGCCAACGAGAAAGAGGAGATGCAGGAACTCAATGTCAAGTTTGCAGGGTACATCGAGAAGGTCCAGGCACTAGAGCAGAGAAATGCCGCTCTTCAAGCTGAGCTAGCTGCACTGCAGGGCCGCTACAAGGGAGGCCCCACAGGCATCGGAGAAGAATATGAGCTCAAGTTTAAAGAGGTGCGGGAGCTGATTGAGACCCTGACTAATGAGAAGGGAGTAGCTGATATCGAACGAGGCTACATTGAAGAAGAGGTTGAAGTTTGGAGACTAAAGCTGGAGGAGGAGCTAGCACTCAAAGAAGAGGCGGAGATGATCCTGAGGGAGTTTCGCCAGGATGTTGACAGTGCCACTCTGCAGAAGGCTGAGCTGGAGAAGCGTATAGAGCAACTAGTGGCCGAGATAGAGTTCCTCAAGAAGCTGCATGATGAAGAGGTGGCTGACCTCATGAAGCAGATTGAGGACGCAAAGATTACCGCGGAGCTGGATGGCGATCGGCCTGACCTGGCTGCTTATCTGCGCAACATGCGTGCAGAGATAGAATCTGTCGCAGCCCGCAACGTCCAGGAAGCTGAGAAGTGGTACAAGAGCAAGTTTGACACCCTCAAGGAGCATGCTGGCAAACATGAAGAGCAAATGAAAACCATGAAAGACGAGATCACGACCTTCCACAACCAAGTGACAGAGCTGCAGAACCAGATTGACGGGATGAGGGCTCGCAACGCAGCCCttgagcagcagctggaggacATGGAGATGTCCCACATGGATAAGGTGGGGAGCCTCGAGGGTGTCATTGCTCAGTTGGAGGCCCAGCTCTGCGAAACCAAATTAGAGATGACCAAGTATCTCCAAGACTACCAGGAACTGCTGCACATTAAGCTCAAGCTGGATGCGGAGATCGCCACCTACAGGAAGCTGCTGGAAGGAGAGGAGCATAGGCTTGGAATTGCCAAAGATGTCTAA